CGCTCGAGCGTCAGGTACTCGACGAGACGTGGCAGCGGGGCGAGGTCAGCGTGCGCGACATCTGTGTCGCTTTCGGCGACCAGGTCGCCTACACGACGATCATGACGACCCTCGATCGTCTTTATAAAAAGCATCTGCTTGCGCGGCGAAAATTGGGGCGCGCGTTTCTTTATTCGCCGGCCGTGAGCCGCGAACAACTCGAAACCGGAATTCGCGAGGACGTCATCGAAGGACTGTTCGACGGCACGGAAGGCATTCAGCCGGTGCTCGCCTGCATCGTCGACGCCGTCAGCGAACGCGATCGCGAACTTTTGGATGAGTTGGAGAGATTGGTGCAGGAAAAGAAACGGCAGCTGACAACTGAGTAATGTACGAACTGCTGGGAATCAGCCTGGGATTGGCCGCGTTACTAACCGTGAACGCAGTGACTTCGTTTGCGGGCACCGGTCTCTGGCGTCTGCTCAGAGCGCCACTGCAGCGCTGCTCTGCCCGCACGCGCGCCGAGTTGCTTTTCGCTTTCCGCGTCGCGCCGCTGTTGCTTTCGATGATGTTCGTGGCGGGATTCCTAATTCCTGCGTATCTGCTGCACGAGCCGTACGGCACAAATGAAGTCGTCTCTGGAAAATTGGCGACGCTCGCCGTTCTTTCGGCGACTGGCGTACTGCTGGCGGTTTCGCGCGGCGTGCGTTCGTGGCTGGCGACCCGGCGACTATTGAAGGCGTGGCTCAACGCGGCCACTCCGATCACGCTCGCGGGGGTTGCGATTCCAACCTTCAAACTCACGCACGCGTTTCCTGTGCTCGCCGTCGTCGGCAGCTTTCGTCCTCGTTTGTTCGTCACCGAACAAGTCCTGACCACGCTCACTGCGGATGAGCTTCACTCAGCCATCGCGCACGAGGTCGCCCATCTCAGTGCGCGCGACAACCTGAAACGCTCGTTGCTCCGCGCGTGTGGCGATGCGCTGCTGATGATTCCCTGCGGCCGATCGCTTGACCGCGCATGGGCCGAGACCGCTGAGTCTGCGGCTGACGAATACGCGGCCCGGACGAGTTCGTCGGCGGCCGTTAATATGGCCGCGGCCCTGGTGAAAGTCGCGCGCATGGTTCCGCACGGATCGCGCGCGGTCGTCCCGGTCGCAGCGTTTCTGGTCGGCAACGAAGAAGACCGGGGAATAAAAGCGCGTGTCAGGCGGCTTCTGGAGATCGCGTCAAACCACGAAATGGGTGCCCGAACCTTTGTGCGTCACCGGCGCTTACTGCCCCTCGCGTTGCTCTTGATGCCCTTGGCGATCGCCGTGGTTCATCACACTAACTCTGAAGTTCTCGCGTCTCTGCATCAGCTGATCGAACGCGTCGTTCATCTCTAATCAGCTAACCAAGCTGAGTTCACTGAGCTTTGGCTGCGGCGGTTATCTTCCCGTGTAGCATCAGGAACATAACGCCCGCAATTAACTGCGCCGCAATTCCAAACACGACCAGCGCGGTGATCGAGTAATCGTAGAGAATTCCCATCACGACGCTGCCGGCAAACCACAGCAACCCATACACGGCATTGAAAGCTCCGTAAGCAGTGCCGCGTTTGTTCATCGAAATGACTTGCGCGATGCCCGAACGAAGAATTGAATTCTGCGCCCCGAGACCGGTGGCCCAGCAGGCTGCGCTCAGCACTACGGCAACCGGTCCTCCCAGAAAACCGAGTGGCAGAGCGAACAAGGCCACCGCAATCGCCACCGCGAGTATGCGAAGGCCGTAGCGATCGAACAGTCGCCCAAAGACGAGCGCGCTCAACCCGGCCACACCCATCGCCACGGCGTAGTACAAAGGAATCGCCGCCGGCCTTGCCAGTTGCGCATTCTGAAAGTGATAAGCCAGCAGCGCAAAATCAACGAAGCCGCATGCCAGCAGTCCCGCGGCAACCACGTAGACCCAGAAAAAACCGGGCAGCCGTTTTTGAGTTAACTCCGGCGGGGGCTCCGGCTCTTCCGGCCGCATGGTGCGCGCGACGAACAACGTTGTGAACGCTACTACTCCCGGCAGGGCTAACCACAGAAACGCCGGTCCAAATGAATTTTCGCGCGCGACGATCGCGGCCATGAAAAGCGGGCCCAGGACTGCGCCCGTTTGATCCATCGCCGCGTGCAAGCCGAATCCCCAACCGTGGCCAACGGTTTTCGTCGCCCCGGACAACAGCACATCTTTCGAAGGCCCCCGCAGACCTTTGCCCGTGCGCTCGGCGACCACGAACAATGCCGCGCCTTGCCAGTTCTGCGCGAACGCCAGCCCAGGCACAACCGTCAGGTTCATAGCGTAACCAAGGAAAGTGATCGTCCAGTACGCGCGCGTTTTGTCCGCAAGCTTGCCTGAAACCAGACGCAGCGTCGCCGCGATCAACTCCCCGAACCCGGCGATAAGTCCCACTTGTGTCGCCGACGCGCCGAGGTCTTTCAGGTAAGGCCCAATGATGCTGTGCGCGCCTTCATAGGTCATGTCCGCGAACAAGCTCACAATGCCCATTGCGACAATGAACCTAATTGCGTGTTTACGATTGGAGGTCGCCGCCATCGGTTTTGTTTTTTCACAGACCCGCTCAGTGCCGTGAAACGGTTCTCACGTCACCGAACCTCATCCATTCGATCTCTCAGTCGTCCACGAGCCCTAGTAGTAGTTATCGGTCGAGCGTACGCTTGCCAAGCTGAAGGATTCACTTATCTCTCAGTCAAAACTAGCGTTGAGCAGTCTCAAGTATTCCTCAAGACTGATCAAGGGACAATAGAAACATTACGAGCATTCGATAACAGCTTCGGAGCAACTATGGATTGGATCAAAGTTCGACGGCTGGCAACGATGTCGCGCCTCGCTTGGTTATTAATGGCGGGCGTGATTGTCCTGGCGTTGTCGAACACGGTTTGGGCGCAGAACACCGCAACTATGTCCGGCACGGTCAAGGATGCGTTCGATGCCGCCGTACCAAACGCCGACGTGTCGCTGACGAACTCGCAGCAAGTCGTTTTGAAAGATGCAAAGACTGACGCGCAGGGCCGTTTCACATTCGATGGCATTCCGTCCGGCGTGTACGTGATCGTCGTGTCTCGACCTGACTTCAACACGCACCGCCGCGCGGTGGAACTGACTTCGGGACAAAACGTTTCGATAGACATCCTTCTGCAAGTCAATCAGATCAGTGAACAAGTCACCGTTACTTCCGAAGCAGGACTGGTCGCTGAAGCGCGCAGCGTCGCGCAACCGGTAAACGTCATGAACGAGGAGGAGATTCTGCAACGGGCCACCGAAGTTGTCGCGCAGGTCGTTGATGAAGAGCCGGGCGTGAACCTGCAGCGCACCGCGCCGTCACTCAGCGCGGTGTTTGTCCGCGGACTCACCGGCCGCAACGTCGGCGTTTACGTCGATGGCGTGCGCTACACGACCAGCGCGCAACGGGGCGGCGTCGGAACTTTTTTTAGCTTAATCGAACCTTCCAGCCTGGGCACGGTCGAAGTATTGCGCGGCCCCAGTAGTTCGCAATATGGCTCGGACGTGCTCGGCGGCGTCGTCAACTTCCTGTCTCACACGCCACGGTACGGCGCGAACGAAAGCGAATGGCACGGCAACACCAACGTCTTCTATTCGTCCGTCACGAACAGCTTCGGCGGCAATCAATTGTTAACCTACGGCACGCGCAATTTCGGGATTTTGTTCAATGTGAACGCGCGTCGGGTGAATCGCCTGCGACCGGGTGATGGCATCGATTCACATTCAGCCCTCACTCGCTTTCTTGGCATCTCTTCGAGTTTGTTAGGAAGCCGTTTGCCCGATACGGGCTTCACGCAATACGGCAGCTTGCTGCGTACAAACTTCAATCTCAGTGATAAGACGCAATTGCTTTTCAGTTATGCGCGGAATCAACAGGACGCCGGCAAGCGCTACGATCAACTTCTCGGCGGCGATGGGAATCTGATCGCCGACCTGCGGAACCTGATGACGGACTTTTTCTACGGCCGTCTCGTCCGGCAGGATTTAGGATTCTTCGACAACGCGTCATTCACCGTCTCTTACAACAGCCAGCGCGAGGAACGTGTCAATCAGGGTGGGCAGGGCAACCCGGTCGGAGCGATCACTTTTCAGCCTGAGCGCACCACGGTGCTCGGATTCAACTTCTTCGTTGACAAACAAATTGGCGATCGCAACACAGTTCTTTTCGGCGCCGACGTCTATCGAGATCACATTAACGCCAAGGGCGTAACTTTGGATCCGGTCACCC
The nucleotide sequence above comes from Pyrinomonadaceae bacterium. Encoded proteins:
- a CDS encoding BlaI/MecI/CopY family transcriptional regulator, which gives rise to MKAPRFLLRGFRRPSEMALAALGPLERQVLDETWQRGEVSVRDICVAFGDQVAYTTIMTTLDRLYKKHLLARRKLGRAFLYSPAVSREQLETGIREDVIEGLFDGTEGIQPVLACIVDAVSERDRELLDELERLVQEKKRQLTTE
- a CDS encoding M56 family metallopeptidase, whose protein sequence is MYELLGISLGLAALLTVNAVTSFAGTGLWRLLRAPLQRCSARTRAELLFAFRVAPLLLSMMFVAGFLIPAYLLHEPYGTNEVVSGKLATLAVLSATGVLLAVSRGVRSWLATRRLLKAWLNAATPITLAGVAIPTFKLTHAFPVLAVVGSFRPRLFVTEQVLTTLTADELHSAIAHEVAHLSARDNLKRSLLRACGDALLMIPCGRSLDRAWAETAESAADEYAARTSSSAAVNMAAALVKVARMVPHGSRAVVPVAAFLVGNEEDRGIKARVRRLLEIASNHEMGARTFVRHRRLLPLALLLMPLAIAVVHHTNSEVLASLHQLIERVVHL
- a CDS encoding MFS transporter; protein product: MAATSNRKHAIRFIVAMGIVSLFADMTYEGAHSIIGPYLKDLGASATQVGLIAGFGELIAATLRLVSGKLADKTRAYWTITFLGYAMNLTVVPGLAFAQNWQGAALFVVAERTGKGLRGPSKDVLLSGATKTVGHGWGFGLHAAMDQTGAVLGPLFMAAIVARENSFGPAFLWLALPGVVAFTTLFVARTMRPEEPEPPPELTQKRLPGFFWVYVVAAGLLACGFVDFALLAYHFQNAQLARPAAIPLYYAVAMGVAGLSALVFGRLFDRYGLRILAVAIAVALFALPLGFLGGPVAVVLSAACWATGLGAQNSILRSGIAQVISMNKRGTAYGAFNAVYGLLWFAGSVVMGILYDYSITALVVFGIAAQLIAGVMFLMLHGKITAAAKAQ
- a CDS encoding TonB-dependent receptor; this translates as MDWIKVRRLATMSRLAWLLMAGVIVLALSNTVWAQNTATMSGTVKDAFDAAVPNADVSLTNSQQVVLKDAKTDAQGRFTFDGIPSGVYVIVVSRPDFNTHRRAVELTSGQNVSIDILLQVNQISEQVTVTSEAGLVAEARSVAQPVNVMNEEEILQRATEVVAQVVDEEPGVNLQRTAPSLSAVFVRGLTGRNVGVYVDGVRYTTSAQRGGVGTFFSLIEPSSLGTVEVLRGPSSSQYGSDVLGGVVNFLSHTPRYGANESEWHGNTNVFYSSVTNSFGGNQLLTYGTRNFGILFNVNARRVNRLRPGDGIDSHSALTRFLGISSSLLGSRLPDTGFTQYGSLLRTNFNLSDKTQLLFSYARNQQDAGKRYDQLLGGDGNLIADLRNLMTDFFYGRLVRQDLGFFDNASFTVSYNSQREERVNQGGQGNPVGAITFQPERTTVLGFNFFVDKQIGDRNTVLFGADVYRDHINAKGVTLDPVTRIFTPSRPRIPDGARYLSYGVFAQDVFTAIPERLRLSGAIRYNVASYRSRAANAAVVGGRPLFPDDSARFSAFSGRIGAVVTLGGGFDLALKYARGFRAPNTTDLGILGLVGTGFEVDAGTAASLGGFIGTTAGGDAVSTGIPVTGLGPETTDSFDFGLRYSHKRGAFEVTAFTSKLKNVYFDQALVLPPGAVGTFLGSEQIVAQNANGLVFVAAATGPVVVRVNFDDARFTGVEVNGQALLSRRFSLNGNFTAIHSKSLVNNLPPNVEGGTPAPTGFLSLRYQRNNGFYVEGYSTIAGTQDRLSSLDIPDRRTGAARSRAQIQNFFRRGACVRGITTPGATGCGSAGGILISTGETQAQVQNRVLPIGATINGVTVVNNDTLVPLFTEVKSYALFGLRGAYRFGDHSEIFVDFENIFDKSYRGISWGIDGGGRGVTVRYRYKF